From Sphingobium sp. B2D3C:
GGTGGATGCGGCTGGACTTGTACGAGCAGTGCTCACTCCACATCACCGAGAAGATGCCGAGCTCCGTGATATTCGGCTCGCGGCCGATGGCGTTCACAACGCGCTCATATTCCTCGGGGGTGAAACCGTGTTCGGCGACGATTTCGGGGGTGATGCCTGAGGCGCTTGGGGTGGTGCTGGTCGACATGAGCGGCCTTTATCGCCGCCAGCGGGCGGGCACAACCGCCCGATCGGCCCTTGTAACGAAAAAGGCCGACCCTCTCGGGTCGGCCATATCTTTGAGCATCGGCCCGCCAGGGCGGACCGTGCGGTTGAACCATAAACGGCCGGTCAGCCCGCCTTGCAGGCCTGGCCGTTATACGTGACCGTCTCGCCGGCGCCTTCCAGCTTCGTCGCGCCATCGGCGGAAACGAAGGGCTGGCCGGCTTCCGGTGCCTTGAGACCGGTGATCGGGCCGCCACGTTCGGTGCGCAGGTTCGCCGTCACATCGTCCGTCATGAAGTCGACGAAGATCAGGCTGTTGTCCTTGCAGCGATAGGTGGTGCTGGCACGGAGCATGGGGGGCAGGGCGACGTTACCGGCATTTGCCAGTTCCGCAGCCATTGGGTCATTCGTGCCAGTGTTGAAGGTTTCAGGCTCGGACTTGCACGCAGACAAGGCGAGCGCGGCCGCGCAAAGCGCGATTGAGGGGTATGTGAGGGTTTTCATAGCCCCGCGGCTATTGCGATTCGCTCCCGCGAGGTCAACTTGATTTGCGTGACAATACGCCATTTTTCGGGGGAGCGTAGAGAGCACGCTTGACCCTGTGGGGGAGCCGGGTCAATGCATGGGCATGGCAGACGAGACCGATAACGGCACCCTCAGCTTCGAGGACGCGCTCAAGCGCCTGGAGGCGATTGTCCAGCAACTGGAGCGCGGCGACGTGCCGCTGGACCAGTCCATCACCCTCTATCGCGAGGGCGAGGATCTGCGGCTGCAATGCCAGAAGCGGCTCGATGCCGCCGAGGCCAAGATCCAACAGATTAAGGCAAGCGCCGATGGGTCCGCCCCCCGGACGGCCCCTTATCCCAGTGAATGATCCGCTGATGCGCCAGGACGCCGGAACCCGGCTCGAAACCGCCCTGACGGAGATTGCCGAGGCGATCGACGTGCAGTTCGACCGGCTGCTGCCGGTGCCGGAGGACCAGCGCGCGCGGCTTTATGAAGCGATGCG
This genomic window contains:
- a CDS encoding exodeoxyribonuclease VII small subunit, encoding MADETDNGTLSFEDALKRLEAIVQQLERGDVPLDQSITLYREGEDLRLQCQKRLDAAEAKIQQIKASADGSAPRTAPYPSE